TACAGACATGCTCAGCAAGCAGAGGTGTTTGCATCTTCTAGATTTGCAACCAGCAGACTCCTCTCCCCAGCAGCCTGGGAGGCGGTTTCACTTGGCTCACTTCTCAAAGCAGTTCTGCACCCTGGTACCTGCAgtgatgggggcagggggcacacaCTCCAAAGGAGTGTGGTGAGGGGtacagcaggcccccaagcccgGAATGCACGTGTGTAGTCCTCCAGCCTCAAAGCTAACTTTGGGTCTTGGGATAACATCACTGTTTATGACCAGGTAGGGTCCTTGCTCCAGGCTTTGGCTAGGTGGGTTGACCTGCTCAGTTCCAGGACTGCCCTAAACAGATTCTTCAACTGTAACCCCCTGCAAGGGTGAACCATGCCCCCACCCTTGCCCCAGCACTTCAGAGTCCGGCTGTCCCTCAGCCCCATCTGTTTCGGACCTGCAGACCCTGGCTTCTCCAAAGGGTGATAATTCCATCCCTACAACCAAAGGAGACTTCCAAACCTCTAACCAGATGAAAGCGTGCAACACGCAAATAACAGGCACAGGAAGTCACTCCTCCCCCTTAGGTCACTTGAAATTCCCCCTGAAATATATCTTGCCTGGAAAAGAAATGCTGGAACAAGGTCAGATTTCTCCACCATTTGATGCTGTTTCAGGCTCTGGAGCTCAGACCAACACCAGAGTCTGAGGAAGCAGGAAAACCTGCCTTTGTGATCCCAGGGGTGGCTGCCTGGAGCGCCACGTCTCCCTCCACATGGCAGACCCTTATCATCCTCCCAGAGGCCAgcatcctctgggctgcctgTGTCCCCGTCTCCCCCGCTGGATGTCAGGCACCTGGTGACCCCAGTGACCACCCGGGGAAGGCAGCCGCTGTCACCACACCGCACTCACCAGGCTGGGTCCCTCTACAACAGGGACCTCAGAGGGAAATTTTGCACCGGGGGTATCTGGCAGCATCTGGAGACAGTTCAGGTTACCAAGCCTGGGAGTGAGGCGGACCGCTACTGCCAGGATGCTGCTAAAATCCTACAGTGCACAAGACGGCCCCCACCAGGAAGAATCAAGTTCGAAGCGGGTGAATCAGGTACTAGACTAACTCTGGGGCAGGGACGGTGGAGACCAGCAGGGACCGCGGGCAGTGATGCACAGGAGCGGTGGCCTCGACGGACAAATCCAGAGCCTTTCTGTGGAATGGGTGTTCCAGGGTCCACTGCACACTCAACAGTGAGTCAGCCACATCACCAGTTACCAGctgggcctcccctcccccgtgGGCCGCAGAACAGGACAGAGTCTGAACTTCCGCAAAATACACTCAAATCCTGTGGAGCGCGGGTGCCAGGAACATCCCTGACAGCCTCAAGCTGGTCACACAGCAGTGCCACGGCCAGGCTCCCCTGCTGCAGCCCGGAGGCCATTCCGGACTCAATCTGCACGATGGGGCCACAGCACCTCCACTGCGGCACGGACCTGCTGGCCAAGGCGCTAGGCTTAGGTCTGAACATACTTGGGGTCTCGGGTTTCTACCCCGCCCCCGCACCGTACAGGCCGGAGACGCGCTGCTGCCCGTCCCCCTTCCGCTCGAAACTCCCCTTTGCAACCCGGCTCTTCTCTCCCGGACCGTTCTCCCCGTCCCTCGCACGCACGGCCCTCTCCTCTCCGCGGCGTCTTAGCCTGTCCCGCCCCCGGGCCACACGCCCGCGGCGCTTGGTGCCCCTGCCAAGCCGCCGACTCCGGTATCCGCCGCGTCCAGCCAGGCGCACTGGGCGCGGGGCAAGGGCGCACGGGGCGGAGTTCCGGCTCGCGGGGGCggacccggggcgggggcggagctGCCCGGCGGGCGCCGCCCCCCAGCTGAGCAGGGACCTGGACCGCGGACTTGCAGACTTCAGAGGCTCAGGCGGCGGTGGGGGGCGCGGAGCTCCGCGCGCGGCTCCAGCGGCTCCAGCGGCTCGGGCGGCCCCGGCTCCGGCGGGGATGGGCGGGCGCGCGACCTGACCGCCTGGACTCGGAGCCCGGCCGCCCGGCCGCGCCGGGTCGAGGGTCTGCTCGGTAGGCGCGGACGCGGAGCCAGTGGCCGAGCCGGAGCCAGAGCAtgcggggcgcggcgcgggcggcCGTGGGGCGCGCGGGGCAGCTGTGGCCgaggccccccgccccgggccctgGGCCAccaccgctgctgctgctgctggcggtGCTGCTGGGCGGCGCGGGCGCGCAGTACTCGAGCGACTTGTGCAGCTGGAAGGGGAGGTGAGTTCGCGCGGCGCAACTCCGGCCCTCGGGTCTGCTCCTCTCCAGCGCGGGCCGGGCGCGCGGGGGTTCGGGGGCCCGCTCTCCGGGCCGAGTGCCGtccccgccctcccccgcccccggttCTAGAACAAAAGAGCCCGCGGCGTCCCGGTCCCCTGGCCCGGAGGACGCCCAGGGGGAGGCGCGCCTGCCGCGCGGTGGGGTCAATCCGGTCCGGCAGCCCACTCGCCCCGCGCGAGTTGCGCGGGTCCCCACTTGGTTCCCCGAGAGCCGCAGCCCGGACCACGCGATCCCTCACTGGAGGCGGGCGGGGGTCGGCCCTCTGGCCCTTCCCGGGCTCTGCCCTCGGCGAGGAGTTGCGCGCCCCGTGCCGGGAGGAGCCGGGCCTGCGCTCAGGAAGGGGTAAAGGGACAGAAGTGTCCGCTGGAAGGAGCGGTGGCTCCGGTGGTCGGAGCAGGGGCCCTCGCGCTGACCGCGCACTGACCACGTCGGTGTCGGGGGAGACCCGCGGGCGGGCACCTTGCGCGGGGCGAGTTCGGAGCCTGGCCGagtccccagccccgccccgtgAAGGTCAGGCCGCCCTTGGCAGCGAGCGCTGGGCACGGCGACCCCCCTTCACGCCCTCCGCCAAGGCAGGCAGCCgaggacttttttaaaaaactgtagtGTGACAGGCAAGGCACAAgcgtgggcggggggtgggggtgagggcacaGCTACTCAGAAACAGAACCGCCGTCCGCCAGGGCGCCGGCCCGGAGCCAGGCACCTCGCGGTCGGAGCTAGTGCTTTGGAAGTTGCGGATTCAGGGTTCGCAGGGGGAGATGCTGGTAACGTCTTCTTCTCCGAAAACGCTGTGGGCGCGGGCTGCCCTTGGGTCTGGGTGTCCAAGTGTCCCACCGTGCAGGGGCCCTAAGTCCCTGCCTTCTGATGGGAAGACTCCCGCTGGCAGACACCTCATGCTGTGGGGATGTCACAGGGTTATTTTGAGTGAAGACGGTTTTTCCGAGAAGGTCGGGGTTGTGCCAGTGTGCTGGGTTCTGCGTCAGTAGGGCAGCTGCTGGTCATCTTGGATACATACAGACCCAGTTCTCTGTGGAAACTGGCAATTACCCTGCTCCTTTCTCTCCGCTTCTCACCCCTCCTAGAGTGAAGGTCCTGGACTTCTGAGATTGGGCTGGCGTTGCCTACCCGCCCTCCCTGCTGCAGAAGTTCTCCCAGCTCACACCAGAGCAGGGGTGGTAGAGCTGAGACTGGGGCCCTGAGTGGCAGATCGGAGCTCTGGGGGAGGGTTGGCCTGGAGAATGCTGGCGCCAGCACAGAGCTGGCTGGGAGCCTCTGACTCTGACACACTCTTCTGGGGCTGCCCTCTCCCCCTTGCTGGTAATTAAACTCCCTGCTTTGCAGCCTCTGCTGGATGAATCGGTGCATCCCGAAACTGAGGCCTTGGGGTGTCCTGATTCAGCAGATCAAAAACAGAAACCCAGTCCCACCCCGTGAGCTTGAGTTTCTAGAGGAGGAGCTGACATCCTTTTCACATTCTTGGAGGACCCTGTGCCTGGACGAGgatgcctcccctgcagcccagaGGGAGCTGTGAGTGAGGACTGGTCAGGGGGCCAACCTGCTCCTGGACCATGCAGGTGTTTGCCGTGGGTAGAGGAATCCCTTCATCTTCCTGCTCCTGTGCATCCTCTTATCTACCTGGAGAAGCAGGGCCGCTTACCTGCGGCCCCTCTCCCTCCATCATTGCTAATGGACCCCTGGACTTGGACACCCTGCAGTGTCTGCCACTCAGCTCAAAGGCAGAACCCGGCCAAAGGGCGGCTGCAGTGGCTGTAGGAGCTGCGGGTGGGATCAGGAGCAGAGACGGGGCTAGGTCACATTCCTGGAGCATAAGCCCCCCTGGCGTTTTAATCGTTGCCCCCCGTTATCAATTTTTTTCACAAATCAGCTGACAGATTCTTACCCTGGTGTGCTGGTTTGCCTGCTGACTCTATAGCACGTATGGCTTTTTTATGAGCTGTTCGAAAGACAGCACAGGGTGGTGCAAGCCCTGGTGTGCTGGGTGGATTCTGATCCCCAGATAGGAAGGGAGTTGTTTTTTATGACACTGGCCACTCACATTTGACAGGCTGAATGTGTTTCTGAGTGTTTCCAAGCAGTGAAGTAGAAGATTTTGAAATCCCTCTCCCTGTGCAGGGGCAGGACGTGCCCTATCTTTATTAGGCCCTGGTCATAAAGGTGGACCATGAACTTCCCCACTGCGATGGGCTGGGCATTGCTGGTAGGTCACACCTGGGCTGTCTCTCCTGCAAGCTGCGGAAATGAAAAGTAACTCCAGGCAGCAGAGCCTTTTCGTTTCGCCCTTGATCTGAAGCTCTTCCTGACTTTAGTCAACAAGAGACCATCACTTCCTTCTGGTGACTCAGGGTTTGAGCCAGGCTGTGGGTGTGAGTGGTGTGGGCTACGTATGCTGCCACCACACTGACCCTGTCAGTCTGAGTAGCAGCTTGGAATTTGCcatctttcccatagaggtgctCCATCAGGTGTCAGTCTTCTCCGTTTCCTAAGGTAGAGTAGAACCATAGTTTTTTTTGCATCCTTTAGCTTCATCACAACATCAGAACgcagttatttccatttttcttagttAGGATGTCACTTGTATGTCGTGAAACTTGTACAGTACCATCATCAGTGACCATTACTGATGTGGTGTGTTTTTGCACCTCCAGCATTTTTGCATAAACAGAAGTTTTTTCAGGCTTGCAGTGGTGGCTAGATTTTCTGGTAGGTACCAGGCAGACCATGAGTCTTCCACTTCAGCTggccccaggctgagctgggcagATGTCTGTCTGAGTGGAGCTCTCGCTCTGATGTGAGTGTGGACACTGCTGTGTCGGGTGCCTAGTGGGAGTCTTGTTGGTCCTGATGATTTAGCAGAAAGAAGAGGCAGAGCAGAGCCCGTGCAGGCTCCAGGGACGGGGTGGACCTGTTAGAGGGTAAAGTGGTGGGGGCTTTATTTCTCATGTGTCCACCATCATTTTGTTCCTAGTCCTCTTTTAGGTGAGTGGCTTGTGAGTAAATGGATGTACGTGGCCACGTGTGCAGGCTGGTGGATGGCAGCCCCCAGCCTCAGGTGCGCCTCCCCCTGGGCAGCATGGGCTGGCCATCTGTCCCCATGAGGGCCCCCTCTGCCCCTGCCAAGACGCGGGCGGAGGGTGGGCCTCCCCATTTCACCCTCCACTGTTGGGGTGAAGGCAACCTCGTGAGAGGTACCCACAGCCTCTGGTGTGGGTTCTCCACTCCCTCAACCCCTagggccccctcctcccaccaagaGGGAAACAAAGCCTTGGACAGGATGGTTGTTGTGGGAGAGAGAATTGAGGATTGGTGCCTGGGCATGGGGCAAGTGTCCAGCTGCCCCTCAAGGCTGGAGCCAGCAGAGGAGAGACACTGTGATAAAGTTTGTTTGGCTGCATAAGAGCAGAGCTGATCATAGTCATCTGTGGCAACCACACACCATTTAGTCTAATTTTGTCACCCAGCACTATAATTACACCCATCCCCTGCTATGTGTCAGATGAGCTTATGTGAGTTTTATGTGACTGTAATTTGTAAGTCTGTTCTGCGTGTGCGGCCCTGGTAGGCGTCGGAGGCCGGGCTGCTCATGACCCAgggccttgggggtggggagtggggtgaggagggagttCACCTCCTTGACACCTCTTTCTGATGTGGTCTGCTGGGTGACTGTGCAGCCCCGGCCTGCAGCTGGCCGTCGTATGAAAAGTGAGGCTTTTTGGGGCCTGAAGCATGAGTCACCAACAGTAAATGCAAACCATATGTTATGTGTTTTCTCCTCTGCAGAAAGGGTTTCTGGTAACTCACTCAGGCCAGGGCTCTGAATATAGCATTgtttatttcacataaaaatcctaAGAATGTGGGTGAACCTGTCTGAGATCTGATCAGAACCAAACTTCATGTAATAAAACACTTAGTTGAAGTCACCGTTGAGTTCCAGGGCTGCTTGGTGGTTATGACGTAACCGTTACCACAAGCTGACATTTACATTACAAGTTTGAGTAGGGGAAACTTGAACGTTTTTGATGGTTTCAATTTCTCGAAAACATAATGTTATGACTTACTCAAGACCTGCCTCCCCGAGAGCATAGCACacttcattttttcctgtttggcATTTATTAGGAGTGAAACCCACTGGGCTCCCCAACAGTCCCCATCAGGAAGACAGGCATCTGCGGACCTTTTGtgtccccctccctttccttttccacCATTCCCTCCCGTGTCTTCCTGTGGAGGACCTTTACTTTACTTTTGTATCGTGCTTTGAGGATATTTgagtttgttttgaaaaaatacGATCGGCAACACAGGGTCTTCAGGtttgcaaatgaatgaaaaagcagTGGAATCATCACCTTAAGGAAAATACGAACACTGTGCCTAACTGGGACCCTGAAGACAAAACTCATCAACAACCtaaaccgccccccccccccaaatggcTAACATTGCCAATTGGTTTAAAAGCTGCTCCCTGGagtgtattatttcttatattgCATTGcattccagcaggcctcctgtaACTTGAATCTGCTCATTGGTCTTCACACTCAGTGGGAATCTACCATCGTTTCCCGGCCCTCATTTGGTTATCTGGAACTTGGGTTGGTGCCAAAGCCCTGCTGGTGTTTCCTGGTTTATTTCTTGGAAGATCCATCCCTTCCTTGGTTCTCACCTCCACTGCACCCCTCACCGCCCCTGTTCAGGGAATCCCCCAGGACAAGGGCTCAGAGGCCAACAGAGCGTCAAGGTGGTGAGAGGGGTCTGGGAGCCAGAAGCTCCCGCACTTACCAGAGCGCTCAGAGCTGGTGCACTGGAGGGAACCAGGCGAGGGAGGCCGTGTGGCCACCGCTCCCTGGAGAGGGGCCCCGAGCTGCAGGGTGGAGGTGTTGCCAGCCTGCCTGTGGGCGAGGGGTGCTGGGGCACCCGAGTGGGCACCTCCCGGCTGACGTGTCTGCCCCTCCACAGCGGGCTGACGCACGAGGCCCACAGGAAGGAGGTGGAGCAGGTGTACCTGCGATGCTCCGCGGGCACTGTCGAGTGGATGTACCCAACTGGAGCGCTCATCGTGAACCTGCGGCCCAACACCTTCTCGCCCTCCCGGCACCTGACTCTGTGCATCAAGCCCCTCCGGGGCTCCTCGGGAGCCAATATTTATTTGGAAAAGACTGGAGAATTGAAACTGCTGGTGCGGGACGGGGACCTCGGGCCCGGCCAGGCGCCATGCTTCAGCTTCGAGCAGAGCGGCCTGTTCGTGGAGGCGACGCCCCAGCAGGACATCCGCAGGAGGACCACAGGCTTCCAGTATGAGCTGACCAGCCGGCGCGCGGGGCCGGACCTGCACACCCTGGCCAGTGAGTGTGGTGCCCGGGGTGGGGTGGCGGCCGCAGGTTCTCTCATGTGCCAGACCCCCGTGACggtctc
The DNA window shown above is from Hippopotamus amphibius kiboko isolate mHipAmp2 chromosome 17, mHipAmp2.hap2, whole genome shotgun sequence and carries:
- the METRNL gene encoding meteorin-like protein isoform X1, with the protein product MRGAARAAVGRAGQLWPRPPAPGPGPPPLLLLLAVLLGGAGAQYSSDLCSWKGSGLTHEAHRKEVEQVYLRCSAGTVEWMYPTGALIVNLRPNTFSPSRHLTLCIKPLRGSSGANIYLEKTGELKLLVRDGDLGPGQAPCFSFEQSGLFVEATPQQDIRRRTTGFQYELTSRRAGPDLHTLATPCRPCSHTEVLLAVCTSDFVVRGSIQNVTHEPERQESAIHLHVSRLYRQKSRVFRPAPEGEGGGWRGRVSTLLECGVRPGRGEFLFTGHMHFGEAWLGCAPRFKDFQRMYRDAEERGLNPCEMGTE